The Rhizobium rhizogenes sequence CAATAATGGTGCGCTTACAATTATTTATATGTTTTAGGCTTTGCTCTAACTAAATTATATGTTTTGCAAGCGCCGTCCCCTCCCATTTTAACCGCAACCACCCAATCACCCGCCCCATCCATCAATGGGAAATTTATTCTATCTAAAAAGTATAAATATACAAATATATGTATTAATTGAATTAATATAGTTAAAATATTCCAAAGCGAATGCCTTTCAAAGCATCCATAACTGCAAAAATCCGCTTACGCAGGCAGATGAATCCCCTACGGGCCGCGGCGGTCGGGCGGACGAATATTCAGCCAGTTGCCTGCCTGCAGCCCATCGCCGCTCGGATTTCCCAATCCCCTGATTTCACTATTCACAAATAAGGGATCATAAGTGCTTCTTTATTTGCATATTCATCGATTAGGGATCATTTTTGATCCTATGCCTTTCCGCCGCAACGCCTAGTAATAACGGATCACATATGATACGATTACCAAGAATTTCGCTATAAAGGATCACCTATGATTCCTAATAAAAAATCTCCGACAGGCAGCATCGAAACAACCATGCGTGATCTAGGCACCAGGTTGGCTCGGGTTCGCCTCAGTCGCAACCTGACCCAAGCACGACTGGCGCAGGAGGCCGGAGCTTCGCTACCGAGCATCAAGCGGTTGGAGGCTGGCCGGAACAGCTCACTCGATACCCTTCTCCGCGTATTGAGAGCACTTAACCTGGGCGATCGCATTCTCGACATCCTCCCCAACCCGGACGTTCGACCGGTCGAGCGAGTCCAGCATGACGGCCACGAGCGGCGGCGCGCACGAACGCAGACAGAAGCCCCAAAAGCCAGCGATTGGGCGTGGGCCGAGGAGGATGAGTAATGACGGATGCGACCGTCCGCCTATGGGGTAGAGATATCGGCGCAGTTAGTTGGCTCGACGACAGAGCGATCGGCGTATTCCAATACATGCCTGAGTTCGTCCAAAGCACCATAGAACTGGCACCGATCATGATGCCGCTGCACCCCGACCCATACGAATTCCCCGGTTTGCCCCGTGACGCCTTCAAGGGTTTGCCCGGCATGATCGCCGACTCCCTCCCTGACAAATTCGGCAACGCTCTGATCGATACATGGCTCGTGACCCAAGGAAGGGCACCCGGCAGCTTCAATCCGGTCGAGCGCCTTTGTTATATCGGTACGCGCGGCATGGGTGCGCTCGAGTTTCATCCCACAATCCTCAAAGGGCCGCGCAAATCCCAGCGCCTTGAGATCGATGCGCTGACTAAACTCACCAACGAAGTCCTCAACAATCGCGCCAACCTTGCGGGTATCCTCAAGGGCGATGACGACCAAGAAACCCTGCAGGAGATCCTGCGCGTCGGGACGTCCGCAGGCGGCGCGCGCGCCAAGGCTATCCTTGCATGGAATGAACAAACCGGCGAATTCCGATCCGGTCAGGTCAAAGCCGGTGAAGGTTTCACCTATTGGCTCATGAAGTTCGACGGCATCTCCAACAATCGTGACAAGGAGTTGGCCGATCCGCAGGGCTTTGGCCTTATCGAGTACGGCTTCTTTCTCCTGGCTCGCGCCGCCGGCATCGACATGACCGAATGCCGCGTCCACCACGAAGGCGGACGATCCCATTTCATGACGCAGCGCTTCGATCGCACCGCCAACGGCCAGAAGCTCCATATGCAGTCGCTCGCAGCCTTGCGCCACTATGATTTCAACGCGGCGGGAGCTTATTCCTACGAACAGGCCGTCGAGACGATACGGCTCCTCGGCCTTCCCGCTTACGACATCGAGCAACAGTTTCGCCGAGCGGTTTTCAATATTCTCGTCCGAAATCAGGACGACCACGTCAAGAACATCGCCTTCCTGATGAAT is a genomic window containing:
- a CDS encoding type II toxin-antitoxin system HipA family toxin is translated as MTDATVRLWGRDIGAVSWLDDRAIGVFQYMPEFVQSTIELAPIMMPLHPDPYEFPGLPRDAFKGLPGMIADSLPDKFGNALIDTWLVTQGRAPGSFNPVERLCYIGTRGMGALEFHPTILKGPRKSQRLEIDALTKLTNEVLNNRANLAGILKGDDDQETLQEILRVGTSAGGARAKAILAWNEQTGEFRSGQVKAGEGFTYWLMKFDGISNNRDKELADPQGFGLIEYGFFLLARAAGIDMTECRVHHEGGRSHFMTQRFDRTANGQKLHMQSLAALRHYDFNAAGAYSYEQAVETIRLLGLPAYDIEQQFRRAVFNILVRNQDDHVKNIAFLMNRKGEWRLSPAFDVSYAYNPDGSWTHQHQMSLNGKRDHFELSDLIQFGIFCDLKPKKAEEIIREMHTEVENWPAFAEQAGVAEKTAQIIHRVMRREIIIPA
- a CDS encoding helix-turn-helix domain-containing protein; translated protein: MRDLGTRLARVRLSRNLTQARLAQEAGASLPSIKRLEAGRNSSLDTLLRVLRALNLGDRILDILPNPDVRPVERVQHDGHERRRARTQTEAPKASDWAWAEEDE